The Sorangiineae bacterium MSr11367 genome window below encodes:
- a CDS encoding acyl carrier protein, whose product MSGNEVTKDEIFGVVRGHILEILTKLAPADVRSDVSMKTLGANSIDRVEVIVKSMADLALKIPLMEFSNVSNIGELVDVFYEKMQVK is encoded by the coding sequence ATGTCAGGAAACGAAGTTACGAAGGATGAGATATTCGGTGTTGTTCGAGGGCATATTCTCGAGATTTTGACGAAGTTGGCTCCTGCCGATGTTCGCTCCGATGTCAGTATGAAAACCCTCGGTGCCAACTCGATTGATCGCGTCGAGGTGATCGTGAAATCCATGGCCGATTTGGCGTTGAAGATTCCGCTCATGGAATTCAGCAATGTCAGCAACATAGGGGAGCTCGTCGATGTATTTTACGAGAAAATGCAGGTCAAATGA
- the fabD gene encoding ACP S-malonyltransferase → MTCYLFPGQGSQVKGMGGYLFDEYPQMTEQASDILGYSIKALCLEDSDKRLGQTKYTQPALYVVNAMAYQQKLKVTGRLPDFVAGHSLGEYNALQAAGALSFEQGLKLVERRGELMSQAPKGAMAAIVGPSPEAVAECLKSHHLDTIDIANMNSPRQTVVAGAFDDLKESQTAFEAIGATFIPLNTSGAFHSRYMAAAASEFEEYLETVKFSKLQLPVIANVSAKPHRQGQVARYLVKQITHPVRWVESMQYLLAQGETDFEELGVGDVLTKLVAAIRKGFVPTGSLKESSNESIETSAAARDAKPIAEAELRAAKEKKMADVRRRIEDWNGRHPVGTRVRVEGYGEFMKTRSPAMVLFGHRAAIYLQGYDGYFVLDEVRRVA, encoded by the coding sequence ATGACATGTTATCTTTTTCCCGGCCAAGGTTCTCAGGTCAAAGGCATGGGCGGATATTTGTTCGATGAGTATCCGCAGATGACAGAGCAGGCGAGCGATATCCTTGGTTATTCGATCAAGGCGCTTTGTCTGGAGGATTCCGACAAACGGTTGGGGCAGACGAAATATACGCAGCCGGCGCTCTACGTGGTCAACGCCATGGCGTACCAGCAGAAATTGAAGGTGACGGGCAGGCTCCCCGACTTCGTTGCCGGCCACAGTTTGGGCGAATACAACGCTCTGCAAGCGGCGGGCGCGCTCAGCTTCGAGCAGGGTTTGAAGTTGGTAGAACGACGGGGTGAACTCATGAGCCAGGCGCCCAAGGGGGCGATGGCGGCCATTGTCGGGCCTTCGCCAGAGGCGGTTGCTGAATGTCTCAAGAGCCATCATCTGGACACGATCGACATCGCCAACATGAATTCTCCCAGGCAAACCGTGGTCGCTGGGGCGTTCGACGACCTCAAAGAGTCGCAGACCGCTTTCGAGGCGATCGGTGCGACGTTCATTCCTTTGAATACCAGCGGTGCCTTCCATTCGCGCTATATGGCGGCGGCAGCTTCGGAATTCGAAGAGTACCTCGAAACGGTGAAGTTTTCGAAGCTTCAACTTCCAGTGATTGCGAACGTGTCGGCCAAACCGCATCGGCAGGGCCAGGTTGCCCGCTATCTGGTGAAGCAGATTACCCATCCGGTGAGGTGGGTCGAGAGTATGCAGTATTTGCTGGCGCAGGGCGAAACGGATTTCGAAGAGCTAGGCGTCGGGGATGTGCTGACGAAATTGGTGGCGGCCATTCGGAAAGGATTCGTGCCGACGGGCTCCCTGAAGGAGAGCTCGAACGAAAGCATCGAGACGTCTGCGGCTGCGAGGGATGCGAAACCGATCGCGGAAGCGGAACTCCGGGCAGCAAAAGAGAAGAAGATGGCAGACGTGCGTAGAAGGATCGAGGACTGGAATGGGAGGCATCCCGTAGGGACTCGGGTGAGGGTGGAGGGATATGGGGAATTCATGAAAACCCGTAGCCCCGCGATGGTGC